A region of Longimicrobiaceae bacterium DNA encodes the following proteins:
- a CDS encoding NAD-dependent succinate-semialdehyde dehydrogenase, which translates to MPIATINPATGETLETFEALGEAEVDARLTRAEEAFRQHSRTSFAERAAKMTRAAEILEGEKDALGRMMTTEMGKTLAAAVAEVEKCATTCRFYAQNAERFLADEELETDAVRSFVAYLPLGPVLAVMPWNFPLWQVFRFAAPALMAGNVGVLKHASNVPRCALAIEVVFRRAGFAAGAFQTLLVGSDAVGRIIDDPRIRAATLTGSTPAGSSVAERAGKRLKKTVLELGGSDPFIVMPSADLEAAAKTAVKARTINNGQSCIAAKRFIVHEAVADEFERLFVREMEALTVGDPMLESTAVGPLATASIRDEVEEQVARSVRMGARVLTGGERVPGPGFFYRPTILTDIPEASPAYREEVFGPVALLFRVPDVDAAIRQANDSQFGLGSSVWTNDEAERERFVREIEAGMTFVNAMVASDPRLPFGGVKESGYGRELGTFGIREFVNVKSVWIDQPKNTAGAAAE; encoded by the coding sequence ATGCCGATCGCGACGATCAACCCCGCGACGGGGGAGACGCTGGAGACGTTCGAGGCGCTGGGCGAGGCGGAGGTGGACGCCAGGCTCACCCGCGCCGAAGAGGCGTTCCGGCAGCACAGCCGCACGTCTTTCGCGGAGCGGGCGGCGAAGATGACGCGCGCGGCGGAGATCCTCGAGGGCGAGAAGGACGCGCTGGGCCGGATGATGACGACGGAGATGGGAAAGACGCTCGCGGCCGCCGTCGCCGAGGTGGAGAAGTGCGCCACCACCTGCCGCTTCTATGCCCAGAACGCCGAGCGCTTCCTGGCCGACGAGGAGCTGGAGACGGACGCCGTCCGCAGCTTCGTCGCGTACCTGCCGCTGGGTCCGGTGCTGGCGGTGATGCCGTGGAACTTCCCGCTCTGGCAGGTCTTCCGCTTCGCCGCGCCCGCGCTGATGGCCGGCAACGTGGGTGTCCTGAAGCATGCGAGCAACGTCCCGCGCTGCGCCCTGGCCATCGAGGTTGTGTTCCGCCGGGCAGGGTTCGCGGCGGGCGCGTTCCAGACGCTGCTGGTGGGCTCGGACGCGGTGGGGCGCATCATCGACGACCCGCGCATCCGGGCGGCGACCCTCACGGGCAGCACGCCGGCGGGCAGCAGCGTGGCCGAGCGAGCGGGCAAGCGGCTGAAGAAGACGGTGCTGGAGCTGGGCGGCAGCGATCCGTTCATCGTCATGCCCAGCGCGGACCTGGAAGCGGCGGCGAAGACCGCGGTCAAGGCGCGCACCATCAACAACGGCCAGTCGTGCATCGCCGCCAAGCGCTTCATCGTGCACGAAGCCGTGGCGGACGAGTTCGAGCGGCTGTTCGTGCGGGAGATGGAGGCGCTCACGGTGGGCGACCCGATGCTGGAGTCCACGGCCGTGGGGCCCCTGGCGACGGCCAGCATCCGCGACGAGGTGGAGGAGCAGGTGGCGAGGTCGGTACGCATGGGCGCGCGCGTCCTCACCGGCGGCGAGCGCGTACCCGGGCCCGGCTTCTTCTACCGTCCCACCATCCTCACCGACATCCCGGAAGCGTCGCCCGCGTACCGCGAGGAGGTGTTCGGGCCGGTGGCGCTGCTCTTCCGCGTGCCAGACGTGGACGCCGCGATCCGCCAGGCGAATGACTCGCAGTTCGGCCTGGGCAGCAGCGTGTGGACGAACGACGAGGCCGAGCGCGAGCGCTTCGTCCGCGAGATCGAGGCGGGGATGACGTTCGTGAACGCGATGGTCGCTTCGGA
- a CDS encoding OmpA family protein — protein MHDELTGEEGSGPWPAFADLLAATTLLFLVLFAAVAVPAIQRAGAADARENTLKKLEVAIRGADTDSRVSVRRVGDYLLVRIEGDATFPVDRFELAKLKPEGKVILRSFGGFLRRPEVLPNIDQVQVVGHTSSEGSPERNWILSASRAATVSLFLIDSVGIPACQVSALGRSRYYPVNPAAAASGHVDEADRRIELEIRPVIPSDTVQQARRKSCVERRG, from the coding sequence ATGCACGACGAGCTGACGGGCGAGGAGGGCTCCGGCCCCTGGCCCGCCTTCGCCGACCTCCTGGCCGCCACGACGCTGCTCTTCCTGGTCCTCTTCGCCGCCGTGGCGGTGCCCGCCATCCAACGCGCCGGGGCGGCCGACGCGAGAGAGAACACGCTGAAGAAGCTGGAGGTCGCCATCCGCGGGGCCGACACCGACAGCCGGGTCAGCGTGCGGCGCGTGGGCGACTACCTGCTGGTGCGCATCGAGGGCGACGCCACCTTCCCGGTCGACCGCTTCGAGCTGGCGAAGCTCAAGCCCGAGGGCAAGGTCATCCTCCGCTCGTTCGGCGGGTTCCTCCGCAGGCCCGAAGTGCTGCCCAACATCGACCAGGTGCAGGTGGTGGGGCACACCAGCAGCGAGGGCTCGCCGGAGCGCAACTGGATCCTCTCGGCCTCGCGCGCGGCCACCGTGTCGCTCTTCCTCATCGACAGCGTGGGTATCCCTGCGTGCCAGGTCTCGGCGCTGGGGCGCAGCCGGTACTACCCGGTGAACCCCGCCGCCGCCGCGTCCGGGCACGTGGACGAGGCCGACCGCCGCATCGAGCTGGAGATCCGCCCCGTCATACCGTCAGACACCGTGCAGCAGGCCCGCCGGAAGAGTTGCGTGGAACGCCGCGGATGA
- a CDS encoding nucleotidyltransferase family protein: MNQTMLQQRLNVDPDVIAEFCRKHHISRLAFFGSVLRDDFNPESDIDVLVDFEPGHIPGMMAIIGMELEFSEFMNGRKVDLRTAKDLSRYFRAEVVATADVWYDAA; this comes from the coding sequence ATGAATCAGACCATGCTCCAGCAGCGCCTGAACGTGGACCCTGACGTGATTGCGGAATTCTGCCGCAAGCACCACATCTCCCGTCTCGCGTTCTTCGGCTCGGTGCTCCGGGACGACTTCAACCCGGAGAGCGATATCGATGTCCTGGTGGACTTCGAGCCCGGCCACATTCCTGGCATGATGGCAATCATTGGGATGGAACTGGAGTTCTCCGAGTTCATGAACGGAAGGAAGGTCGACCTGAGAACTGCGAAGGACCTCAGCCGGTACTTCCGCGCAGAGGTGGTCGCCACTGCGGACGTGTGGTATGACGCTGCCTGA
- a CDS encoding HepT-like ribonuclease domain-containing protein — translation MTLPDSVRLRHMLEAADEAVGFTGGRTRHALEHDRALALVLVKLIEIVGEAASRVSEQGRSAASHLPWPLMTGIRNRLVHAYYDIDLDIVWTTVTVEFPQLCTQLEAILDAPAGGAHTEAD, via the coding sequence ATGACGCTGCCTGATTCGGTGAGGCTGCGGCACATGCTGGAGGCGGCTGACGAGGCGGTCGGTTTTACCGGAGGCCGCACACGCCACGCGTTGGAGCACGACCGGGCGCTTGCTTTGGTGCTCGTGAAGCTGATCGAAATTGTGGGAGAAGCTGCATCGAGGGTATCCGAGCAAGGGCGGTCGGCCGCTTCGCATCTCCCGTGGCCGTTGATGACAGGCATCCGGAACCGGCTTGTGCACGCCTACTACGACATCGACCTGGACATCGTGTGGACGACGGTAACAGTCGAGTTTCCCCAACTCTGCACCCAACTGGAAGCCATCCTCGACGCACCAGCGGGCGGCGCACACACGGAAGCCGACTGA